Proteins from one Coregonus clupeaformis isolate EN_2021a chromosome 29, ASM2061545v1, whole genome shotgun sequence genomic window:
- the LOC121571716 gene encoding gamma-crystallin M3-like: MSNMNSRIVFYEDRNFMGRSYECNSDCPDMYSFLSRCHSCKVEGGCFMLYDRPNYMGNQYFMRRGEYSDYHMMGMANGMRSCRMIPMHKGSYKMKIYERENFGGQSHEIMEDCDNIMDRYRMSSCMSCNIQDGNWLMYEMPHFRGRMMFMRPGEYRHFSMGMGSMGGMGGMGGLRFQSMRRINESCY, encoded by the coding sequence ATGTCCAACATGAACAGCAGGATTGTCTTCTACGAGGACAGGAACTTCATGGGCCGCTCCTATGAGTGCAACTCCGACTGCCCTGACATGTACTCCTTCCTGAGCCGCTGCCACTCCTGTAAGGTTGAGGGTGGCTGCTTCATGCTGTATGACCGCCCCAACTACATGGGAAACCAGTACTTCATGAGGAGGGGAGAGTACTCTGACTACCACATGATGGGAATGGCCAATGGTATGAGGTCCTGCCGCATGATCCCTATGCACAAGGGATCCTACAAGATGAAGATCTATGAGAGAGAGAACTTCGGCGGTCAGAGCCACGAGATCATGGAGGACTGTGACAACATCATGGATCGTTACCGCATGTCCAGCTGTATGTCCTGCAACATCCAGGATGGCAACTGGCTCATGTATGAGATGCCCCACTTCAGAGGCAGGATGATGTTCATGAGACCTGGAGAGTACAGGCACTTCAGCATGGGCATGGGAAGCATGGGCGGCATGGGAGGCATGGGTGGCTTGAGGTTCCAGAGCATGAGGCGTATCAACGAGTCCtgttactag